One Saccharopolyspora erythraea NRRL 2338 genomic region harbors:
- a CDS encoding glycerophosphodiester phosphodiesterase yields MLHRIAVAAAALVVSTVVGPAATAETVAQATVANIAHRGASAYAPENTLAAVRLGVEMKADLVEIDVQQTKDHQLVVIHDTTLARTTDVEQKFPARAPWRVSDFTLDEVRTLDGGSWKDPRYTGELVPTLTEVLDVLERSQSGLLLEAKAPELYPGIAERIADELKQRPWWVQPDPTARHLVVQSFNWDFIRHFHGLLPQVQVGVLGAPTAEQLADVATYSNQVNPHHSAATPDYIGAVHARGMRINPYTVNDPVLMRTLIDRGVDGIISDRPDVLYEEIHNLAPHRAGA; encoded by the coding sequence ATGCTGCACCGCATCGCGGTAGCCGCAGCCGCTCTCGTGGTGTCGACGGTCGTAGGACCGGCCGCGACCGCGGAGACCGTCGCTCAGGCCACGGTGGCAAACATCGCGCACCGCGGAGCGTCCGCGTACGCACCCGAGAACACCTTGGCCGCGGTGCGGCTGGGCGTGGAGATGAAGGCAGATCTGGTCGAGATCGACGTCCAGCAGACTAAGGACCACCAGTTGGTCGTCATCCACGACACCACCCTGGCGCGTACTACGGACGTCGAGCAGAAGTTCCCCGCCCGCGCGCCGTGGCGGGTCTCGGACTTCACCCTCGACGAGGTCCGCACTCTCGACGGTGGTTCCTGGAAGGATCCCCGATACACAGGCGAGCTCGTCCCGACCCTGACCGAGGTGCTGGACGTGCTGGAACGCTCCCAGTCCGGGCTGCTGCTGGAGGCGAAGGCCCCCGAACTGTACCCGGGGATTGCCGAACGCATCGCCGACGAGCTCAAGCAGCGCCCGTGGTGGGTGCAACCCGACCCGACGGCGCGGCACCTGGTGGTGCAGAGCTTCAACTGGGACTTCATCCGCCATTTCCACGGCCTGCTGCCGCAGGTGCAGGTCGGCGTGCTCGGGGCTCCGACGGCGGAGCAGCTCGCGGACGTGGCCACGTATTCCAATCAGGTCAACCCGCATCACTCGGCGGCGACACCCGACTACATTGGCGCTGTTCATGCGCGGGGAATGCGGATCAACCCGTACACGGTCAACGATCCGGTCCTGATGCGCACGCTGATCGACCGCGGTGTGGACGGGATCATCAGCGATCGTCCTGACGTGCTGTACGAGGAGATCCACAACCTGGCTCCGCATCGTGCAGGCGCTTGA